One region of Rhodospirillaceae bacterium genomic DNA includes:
- a CDS encoding hydantoinase has protein sequence MNVIRKPVRREEETSGAGGLTLRELLAQRXQLTKDTGHYCGVTELTLRDSDPVKYERFYSRIHSCVLAAREVARYVAASPGGREMGESLWALTTPEGDSLALSLGFFSHCAAMPVAVRYMIDEGYEDNPGIRDGDVFMTDDGLTGGAPHPGDTYCYVPIVVAGEVVGWAVGLNHIMEAGAPVAGSWPSFSVDTFMDGFVFPPMKTGENLRQATWWNSLWKRRTRAATLNILDDKMRLAGCAMIHKAIHEIVEEFGFDYYRRAIREIIEESRQRIMDNIHALMIPGMQQGCAFRIAKYKGMQQIWPHADKDHLIHVRQSLEIDDRGRVVVDMEGTSRWGYHAFNGFPGGADCALYLSMVNTFSHNTKVTAAINLAVESKYPRGCLYNPDNEFASTAVIWAQSVMMNSLAFNAMNRAMFARGYMEEAFTTDGDWEGVQGSGVLADGTPHGFTNFEWVGGVSRGAFCYRDGEPMCWAEWTQLSNVGNAEEFEYLIPPFFYLGRSLLPGFCGHGKYRGGLGQSSVHWIVEPGQRLGVSHSGGGTAITTFLGIGMSGGYPPPNAFTVTARGTNIDAVIKDSGETPRNALELIEQAADGTLKVDDLKVWNYDPPELEMQNNDLWANAAGASGGWGDPIERELDLIREDLDMGWVPYEHAARVYGVVANKNADGTWTIDAAATEKKRAEIRKQRLAKGRPVSEWWQDERRKVLDRGFSEVIADMYRGSMSFAKFDNEFRSFWALDSDFVI, from the coding sequence ATGAACGTCATTAGAAAGCCTGTTCGGCGCGAAGAGGAAACGTCCGGGGCGGGCGGTCTTACGCTTCGTGAATTGCTGGCGCAGCGGGRCCAGCTGACAAAAGACACCGGCCATTATTGTGGCGTTACCGAGCTTACGCTTCGCGATTCAGACCCGGTAAAATACGAACGGTTTTATTCACGCATTCATTCCTGCGTGCTGGCGGCACGCGAGGTGGCCCGTTACGTCGCGGCGTCTCCCGGTGGCCGCGAAATGGGCGAATCCCTTTGGGCGTTGACGACACCGGAAGGTGACTCACTTGCCCTTTCCCTCGGCTTCTTCTCCCATTGTGCGGCGATGCCGGTGGCCGTGCGCTACATGATCGATGAAGGCTACGAGGACAACCCCGGCATCCGGGATGGCGATGTCTTCATGACGGATGACGGCCTGACGGGTGGCGCGCCGCATCCGGGCGACACCTATTGTTATGTGCCGATCGTTGTTGCCGGCGAGGTTGTTGGCTGGGCGGTTGGGTTGAACCACATCATGGAGGCCGGCGCGCCGGTTGCCGGCAGCTGGCCAAGTTTTAGCGTCGATACCTTTATGGATGGATTCGTTTTTCCGCCCATGAAGACGGGGGAAAATCTCCGTCAGGCGACCTGGTGGAATTCGCTTTGGAAACGGCGCACGCGGGCGGCGACGCTGAACATTCTCGACGACAAGATGCGTCTTGCCGGTTGTGCGATGATTCACAAGGCAATCCACGAAATCGTCGAGGAATTCGGCTTTGATTATTATCGTCGCGCGATCCGCGAGATCATTGAAGAAAGCCGCCAGCGGATCATGGACAACATTCATGCCCTGATGATCCCAGGCATGCAGCAGGGCTGCGCCTTTCGGATCGCAAAATACAAAGGCATGCAGCAGATATGGCCCCATGCCGACAAGGACCATCTGATCCATGTGCGTCAAAGCCTGGAGATCGACGATCGCGGTCGCGTCGTCGTCGACATGGAAGGGACATCGCGCTGGGGCTATCACGCCTTCAACGGTTTTCCGGGCGGTGCCGATTGCGCGCTTTATCTCAGCATGGTGAACACCTTTTCCCATAACACGAAGGTAACGGCGGCGATCAACCTTGCCGTTGAAAGCAAATATCCAAGAGGCTGCCTCTACAACCCGGACAATGAATTTGCCAGTACCGCCGTCATCTGGGCGCAATCCGTCATGATGAACAGCCTCGCCTTCAATGCCATGAACCGTGCCATGTTTGCGCGCGGTTACATGGAAGAGGCCTTCACGACGGACGGTGACTGGGAAGGTGTGCAGGGTTCCGGCGTGCTTGCCGATGGCACCCCTCACGGGTTTACGAATTTTGAGTGGGTTGGCGGCGTTTCCCGGGGGGCCTTCTGCTACCGTGATGGCGAGCCCATGTGTTGGGCTGAGTGGACGCAGCTTTCGAATGTCGGCAATGCCGAAGAATTCGAATATCTGATCCCGCCTTTCTTCTATCTCGGCCGGTCGCTGCTTCCGGGTTTCTGTGGCCATGGGAAATATCGCGGTGGCCTTGGCCAATCCTCGGTCCACTGGATTGTCGAACCGGGCCAGCGCCTGGGCGTCAGTCACAGCGGCGGCGGCACGGCCATCACGACCTTCCTGGGCATCGGCATGAGCGGTGGTTATCCGCCGCCAAATGCGTTTACCGTGACGGCCCGGGGCACGAATATCGACGCGGTGATCAAGGACAGCGGCGAGACGCCGCGCAATGCCCTTGAACTGATCGAACAGGCTGCAGATGGCACGCTTAAGGTCGATGACCTGAAGGTCTGGAATTACGATCCGCCGGAACTGGAAATGCAGAACAATGATTTATGGGCCAATGCGGCGGGCGCGTCCGGCGGTTGGGGCGACCCGATCGAGCGCGAACTGGACCTGATCCGCGAAGACCTCGACATGGGCTGGGTGCCTTATGAACATGCGGCCCGGGTTTATGGCGTCGTTGCAAACAAAAACGCCGACGGCACATGGACGATTGACGCGGCGGCGACGGAGAAGAAGCGCGCTGAAATTCGCAAGCAGCGCCTTGCCAAGGGACGCCCGGTTTCCGAATGGTGGCAGGACGAGCGCCGCAAGGTGCTGGACCGTGGTTTCAGCGAGGTGATTGCGGACATGTATCGAGGTTCGATGAGTTTTGCAAAATTCGACAACGAGTTTCGCAGTTTCTGGGCCCTCGATTCCGACTTTGTGATTTAG
- a CDS encoding acetone carboxylase subunit gamma: MAKVDKGLVEQLVEGTISHEDARSLLKMDNKDPERFWTYLEVLQARVPWKDKIMLRLTDHLYIVCKDNGDRVVKCDCGHEFGDYRSNWKLGAFIRLRETPEEIQEVYYPAQACPDPEWVVIREYYCPGCAAQLAVEIVPPGYPIVFEMLPDLDRFYRDFVDQPLPDAKPDWYQDRTGEVTAGWAKAKA, encoded by the coding sequence ATGGCAAAGGTGGATAAAGGCCTGGTCGAACAGCTGGTCGAAGGCACAATCAGCCATGAAGACGCGCGGTCGCTTCTCAAGATGGACAACAAAGACCCGGAACGATTCTGGACCTATCTCGAAGTCCTGCAGGCGCGCGTGCCGTGGAAAGATAAGATTATGCTTCGGCTTACCGACCACCTTTACATCGTGTGCAAGGACAACGGTGACCGTGTCGTGAAATGCGACTGCGGCCATGAGTTTGGCGATTATCGGTCAAACTGGAAGTTGGGCGCGTTTATTCGTCTGCGCGAGACGCCGGAAGAAATTCAGGAAGTCTATTATCCGGCCCAGGCCTGCCCCGATCCGGAGTGGGTTGTTATCCGCGAATATTATTGCCCGGGTTGTGCCGCGCAGCTTGCGGTTGAAATAGTGCCCCCGGGCTATCCGATTGTGTTTGAGATGTTGCCGGATCTTGACCGTTTCTACCGGGATTTTGTTGACCAGCCCCTGCCTGACGCAAAACCGGACTGGTACCAGGACCGGACGGGCGAGGTCACCGCCGGCTGGGCCAAAGCCAAGGCTTAA
- a CDS encoding hydantoinase, with the protein MAKAAASPGNEKNYILALDAGGTMTDTILVKPDGDFTIGKSLTNREDEASSYLESVEDAASNLGLKSTDVHSQASVAIYAGTGMLNTLLTGTGRKVGLLVTRGFEHATIMEGGLTYLGQTQAEILHQQLHEHTRPMVDPRNVVGISERICGGSYFMQSHMGAGEVMIPVNEAHVRKGVEQLLASNVEVIGILFLNSYANPENENTARQIAEAVIEKSGRKVPVVTSADVAPVSRENNRLKSLLIQCFAAELTREALRGVENAAIKEGYEGRLLTLLSYGGAVNMDYPRLYETIISGPIGGLMGAQVFSEKLGIKNAITADMGGTSFDVGLIVNGMLGIRKDADFAGHRLALPMVAIDSGGSGAGSAIEVDAYKRLRVGPESAGAEVGICYKYDRLTVTDVNVALGYVDPDYFLGGKISLNKDRALTELERVIAKPLGLDVYEAGSGVLEVINTQMRDLASTMITSKGYNPRDFTMLCYGGAGPVHMWGYSDGIDLANVITFPWAAGFSAFGAACAEYMHRYHRSFVGTVPNGMAESAKTEMAKQLDAAWRGLEKTAKDEMAQEGVDPKQISFRYGAYARYLGQLESFDTPLDFGVLKSAADVDRIIAAFEDMYTKIYPEGARFQDAGYSITEIYIQAVAPKPKPAIREHPMSGAKPSSSAYVETRKVFHKGVWQDFQVWQMEELAAGNVVEGPAIIRDPMTTVVIPPGKRIEFDKYRVLHYR; encoded by the coding sequence ATGGCGAAGGCCGCCGCGTCACCGGGTAACGAAAAAAACTACATCCTAGCGCTCGACGCGGGGGGCACGATGACGGATACGATTCTCGTCAAGCCGGATGGCGATTTTACGATTGGCAAGTCGCTGACGAACCGGGAGGACGAGGCATCGAGCTACCTTGAATCCGTTGAAGACGCGGCGAGCAATCTGGGGCTGAAATCAACAGACGTGCACAGCCAGGCATCTGTCGCCATCTATGCCGGGACCGGCATGTTGAACACGCTTCTCACCGGCACCGGCCGCAAGGTGGGCCTTCTGGTGACGCGCGGCTTTGAACATGCAACCATCATGGAAGGTGGGCTCACCTATCTTGGTCAGACTCAGGCTGAAATCCTGCATCAGCAATTGCATGAACACACGCGCCCGATGGTCGATCCGCGCAACGTTGTCGGCATTAGCGAACGGATCTGCGGCGGCAGCTATTTCATGCAGTCCCATATGGGCGCCGGCGAGGTCATGATCCCGGTGAACGAGGCCCATGTCCGCAAGGGTGTGGAACAACTGCTTGCCAGCAATGTGGAAGTGATCGGCATTCTGTTCCTGAATTCCTACGCCAACCCGGAAAATGAGAATACCGCGCGGCAGATCGCCGAGGCGGTTATCGAAAAAAGCGGTCGCAAGGTGCCGGTCGTTACGTCTGCCGATGTCGCGCCGGTTTCACGCGAAAACAATCGCCTGAAGAGTCTGTTGATCCAGTGCTTTGCTGCCGAGCTGACGCGCGAAGCGCTTCGCGGCGTCGAAAATGCCGCGATTAAGGAAGGCTATGAGGGTCGGTTGCTGACGCTGCTTTCCTACGGCGGTGCCGTCAACATGGATTACCCGCGCCTTTACGAGACAATTATCTCCGGCCCCATTGGCGGGCTGATGGGCGCCCAGGTCTTTTCTGAGAAGCTTGGCATCAAGAACGCGATCACGGCGGACATGGGCGGCACCAGCTTTGATGTGGGGCTGATCGTCAATGGCATGTTGGGCATTCGTAAGGACGCCGATTTTGCTGGCCACCGTCTGGCGCTGCCGATGGTGGCGATTGATTCGGGCGGTTCCGGTGCCGGTTCGGCGATTGAGGTCGATGCTTATAAACGTCTGCGCGTCGGGCCGGAATCCGCCGGTGCCGAAGTCGGCATCTGCTACAAATACGATCGCCTGACCGTGACGGATGTGAACGTCGCTCTCGGTTATGTCGATCCCGATTATTTCCTGGGCGGCAAGATCAGCCTCAACAAGGATCGGGCCCTGACCGAACTGGAACGTGTGATTGCAAAGCCGCTTGGCCTTGATGTGTATGAGGCGGGCAGCGGCGTTCTCGAAGTTATCAACACACAAATGCGTGACCTTGCTTCGACGATGATTACCTCGAAGGGCTACAACCCCCGAGACTTCACCATGCTGTGTTATGGCGGCGCCGGGCCTGTCCATATGTGGGGCTATTCGGATGGGATCGATTTGGCGAACGTCATCACCTTTCCCTGGGCGGCGGGGTTCTCGGCCTTTGGGGCGGCCTGCGCGGAATACATGCACCGCTATCACCGCAGTTTTGTCGGCACGGTGCCGAACGGCATGGCGGAAAGCGCAAAAACGGAAATGGCAAAGCAGCTGGATGCCGCCTGGCGTGGCCTTGAAAAGACCGCCAAGGACGAGATGGCTCAGGAAGGCGTTGATCCGAAACAGATCTCCTTCCGCTATGGCGCATATGCCCGTTATCTCGGTCAGCTTGAAAGCTTCGACACGCCGCTTGATTTTGGTGTGCTGAAATCCGCCGCCGATGTTGACCGTATCATCGCCGCCTTCGAAGACATGTATACGAAAATCTATCCAGAGGGTGCGCGCTTTCAGGATGCAGGCTATTCGATTACCGAGATTTATATCCAGGCGGTCGCGCCAAAGCCGAAGCCTGCAATCCGCGAACATCCCATGTCCGGGGCCAAGCCTTCCTCGTCGGCCTATGTTGAAACGCGCAAGGTGTTCCACAAAGGCGTCTGGCAGGATTTTCAGGTCTGGCAGATGGAGGAACTTGCCGCCGGCAACGTCGTCGAAGGCCCCGCCATTATCCGCGACCCAATGACGACCGTCGTCATCCCGCCGGGCAAGCGGATCGAATTCGACAAATACCGCGTCCTGCACTACCGCTAG
- a CDS encoding GntR family transcriptional regulator — MATPKPTTPKSGVPKPDILKPGIPRYRAVAAALDQAIASGEHAVGTTLPPEKTLCETFGVSRHTIRDAIRLIERDGLVSRRQGSGTTVCDATPDARYVQSLDSLDEILQYAAATTLCVHDMREITVRDATECKLLGAAPGERWLRIEAMRLAGTRIDGTRKNQPIAWTTLYLPERFFALRDKIGTVSEAIYRLIEKRFGARIAEIDQEINATVIIDDMARRLCVDPGTPGLHITRRYLDVAGRPLEVAVNLHPAKRFAYRMQLRRTHA, encoded by the coding sequence ATGGCCACGCCGAAGCCGACCACGCCGAAATCGGGCGTCCCTAAACCGGACATCTTGAAGCCGGGCATTCCCCGCTACCGCGCCGTCGCCGCCGCCCTCGACCAGGCAATTGCCAGCGGCGAACATGCCGTCGGCACGACGCTGCCGCCCGAAAAGACCCTTTGCGAAACCTTCGGCGTCAGCCGACATACAATCCGCGATGCCATCCGACTGATTGAGCGCGATGGCCTGGTTTCACGCCGTCAGGGTTCCGGCACAACCGTGTGTGACGCAACGCCCGATGCGCGCTACGTCCAGTCTCTCGATTCCCTTGATGAGATTTTACAATACGCCGCCGCAACGACGCTTTGCGTGCACGACATGCGTGAAATTACGGTCAGAGACGCGACGGAATGCAAGCTGCTTGGCGCCGCACCCGGTGAACGCTGGCTTCGCATCGAAGCCATGCGCCTTGCCGGCACCCGTATCGACGGCACCCGGAAAAACCAGCCGATTGCCTGGACAACCCTGTACCTGCCGGAAAGATTCTTCGCCCTACGCGACAAAATCGGGACCGTTTCCGAAGCCATCTATCGCCTGATCGAAAAACGTTTCGGCGCACGGATTGCTGAAATCGATCAGGAAATAAACGCCACTGTCATCATTGATGACATGGCGCGGCGGCTTTGCGTCGATCCCGGCACACCGGGGCTTCACATCACGCGGCGTTATCTCGACGTGGCGGGAAGGCCTCTGGAGGTGGCCGTCAACCTGCACCCGGCAAAACGCTTTGCCTACCGGATGCAGCTACGACGCACACACGCCTAG
- a CDS encoding CoA transferase, with amino-acid sequence MLPLDGFRILAVEQYGAGPFGTMLLGDLGAEIIKIENPADGGDMARAIGPHFLDSGDSEFFQSFNRNKKSLTLNLKTAEGRETLRDLARSADGLLDNLRGDLPDKLGLTYASLRDVNPRIVCAHLTAYGRGGSRAAWPGYDYLMQAESGYLNLTGEPDGPPSRCGISIIDMMTGVMAGFALLSGMLGARARGQGCDLDTSLFDTSLHNLSYLATWYLNEGVNQTREARSSHPSLTPSQLYRTKDGWIFIMCNKEKFWPMLARAVGHPEWGDDPAFRSFADRLKQREKLTDMLDAALQARTTTAWLAHFAGQIPAAPVYDVRQALDNPFVRENGNIGRFHPKTGESFEMLLGPIRVPGETPRAEPAPALGADTDALLEELGYDKARIADLRKKGVIG; translated from the coding sequence ATGCTGCCCCTGGACGGGTTTCGCATTCTCGCCGTCGAACAATATGGCGCCGGTCCCTTCGGCACGATGCTGCTGGGCGATCTTGGCGCCGAAATCATCAAAATCGAGAACCCCGCCGACGGCGGCGACATGGCGCGCGCCATCGGTCCCCATTTTCTCGATTCCGGCGACAGCGAGTTTTTTCAGAGCTTCAACCGCAACAAGAAAAGCCTGACATTGAACCTGAAGACAGCCGAGGGGCGCGAAACGCTACGCGATCTGGCACGCAGTGCGGACGGACTGCTCGACAATCTGCGCGGCGATTTGCCGGACAAACTGGGCCTGACCTATGCCAGCCTTCGCGACGTCAACCCGCGCATCGTCTGTGCCCACCTGACGGCCTATGGACGCGGGGGAAGCCGCGCCGCCTGGCCCGGCTACGATTATCTGATGCAGGCCGAGTCCGGCTATTTAAACCTGACCGGCGAGCCGGACGGGCCGCCGTCGCGCTGTGGCATTTCCATCATCGACATGATGACCGGCGTCATGGCCGGGTTCGCGCTTCTGTCCGGCATGCTGGGCGCACGCGCAAGGGGCCAGGGCTGTGATCTGGACACCAGTCTTTTCGACACGTCCCTTCACAACCTTTCCTATCTTGCCACCTGGTACCTGAACGAAGGTGTGAACCAGACCCGCGAAGCGCGCTCAAGCCATCCATCGCTGACGCCGAGCCAGCTTTACCGAACGAAAGACGGCTGGATTTTTATCATGTGCAACAAGGAAAAATTCTGGCCAATGCTGGCGCGCGCAGTCGGCCATCCGGAATGGGGCGACGACCCCGCCTTTCGCAGTTTCGCCGACCGCCTGAAACAACGGGAAAAACTGACGGACATGCTGGATGCCGCCTTGCAGGCGCGAACAACGACGGCATGGCTGGCCCATTTCGCGGGCCAAATCCCGGCGGCGCCCGTCTATGACGTTCGCCAGGCCCTCGACAATCCCTTCGTCCGGGAGAACGGCAACATCGGCCGTTTCCACCCAAAAACGGGGGAAAGCTTTGAGATGCTGCTTGGCCCCATCCGCGTCCCCGGCGAGACGCCACGCGCCGAACCGGCACCGGCGCTGGGCGCCGATACCGACGCGCTTCTCGAAGAACTTGGGTACGACAAGGCGCGGATTGCCGATTTACGTAAAAAAGGGGTGATTGGGTGA
- a CDS encoding acyl-CoA dehydrogenase, with protein MDMAMNESDTLILDSIDKFLERDVRPHVLELDQNDIYPEDIVEKMKALGLFGAMIPEEYGGLGLKATLYAEIVERIASVWMSLAGVFNSHLIMANAVLRYGTDEQKKTFLPRFATGELRGGLALTEPDGGTDLQAIRTTATRDGDSYIVNGTKSWITNGLHGTCFALLVKTDPKAEPRSRGISLFLAEKGPGFQVGKKLKKLGYRGVDTVEMRFEDYRIPADRLIGSEEGQGLNQALSGLEIGRINVAARGVGVARAAFDEALAYAQTRKTFGKPIAQHQAIQLKLADMATRVEAARLLTQKAAKVFDAGERCDMEVGMAKLFASEAAIENSLEAMRIHGAYGYSKEFNLERYYRDAPLLVIGEGTNEIQRLIIARQLVERNPV; from the coding sequence ATGGACATGGCGATGAATGAAAGCGACACCCTGATTCTGGACAGCATCGACAAATTCCTTGAACGGGATGTGCGGCCCCATGTCCTGGAACTGGATCAGAACGACATCTATCCAGAAGACATCGTGGAAAAGATGAAGGCGCTTGGCCTGTTCGGCGCGATGATCCCCGAGGAATATGGCGGCCTTGGTCTGAAGGCGACGCTCTATGCCGAGATTGTCGAACGCATCGCCAGCGTCTGGATGAGCCTTGCCGGCGTTTTCAACTCGCATCTGATCATGGCAAACGCCGTGCTTCGCTATGGCACCGACGAACAGAAAAAAACCTTCCTGCCGCGCTTTGCCACCGGGGAACTTCGCGGCGGTCTTGCCCTGACCGAACCCGATGGCGGCACGGACCTGCAGGCCATCCGCACGACGGCGACACGCGACGGCGACAGCTACATCGTCAACGGCACAAAAAGCTGGATTACGAACGGCCTCCACGGCACGTGCTTTGCCCTGCTTGTCAAGACGGACCCGAAGGCCGAGCCGCGTTCGCGCGGGATCAGCCTTTTCCTTGCCGAAAAGGGACCGGGGTTTCAGGTCGGCAAGAAGCTCAAGAAACTCGGCTATCGCGGTGTCGATACGGTCGAGATGCGCTTTGAGGATTACCGCATCCCCGCCGACCGTCTGATCGGCAGCGAAGAGGGCCAGGGGCTTAACCAAGCGCTGTCCGGGCTTGAAATCGGCCGCATCAACGTTGCTGCCCGCGGCGTCGGCGTTGCCAGGGCCGCCTTCGACGAGGCGCTGGCTTACGCGCAAACGCGCAAGACCTTCGGCAAGCCCATTGCCCAGCACCAGGCCATCCAGTTGAAGCTGGCCGACATGGCGACCCGGGTCGAGGCGGCCAGACTTTTGACCCAAAAGGCGGCAAAAGTTTTTGACGCTGGCGAACGTTGCGACATGGAAGTCGGCATGGCAAAACTTTTTGCCAGCGAAGCCGCGATTGAAAACTCCCTTGAAGCGATGCGCATTCACGGGGCTTATGGCTATTCCAAGGAATTCAATCTGGAGCGCTATTACCGCGACGCGCCGCTGCTGGTCATCGGCGAGGGAACAAACGAAATCCAGCGCCTGATTATCGCCCGACAGCTTGTCGAGCGGAACCCGGTTTAA